The DNA window GCTGATCGGCGTGGACCCGCTGCCGGACCCACAGGGAGAGAAGATGCTGCTGGACTCCATGATGAAACTGAAGGTAATCTGTTAAAAGCAGGTAAATGAATCTATTTCTCTCACAGTTCATATAAACATCAGAAAATGACACTGAAGAAgtagatgaataaaaatggcgTCAGTTGGACTtggaattagtactttttattttactgtttgctATAAAAGTGGTTTTAATAGGAAGTTATGAAATGTTGAGTCAGCTGCTTTGTGACTTTTGGTCCGTCCTGACAGCTGCTGCTCTCCTTCACTCAATTAGAGCTTCCTGAATCTAGGGGGCGCTAGTGAGACACAAACATGTCATCTCTGTTTTATGCTGATTTGTCTTGGAAATGAACAAGGGAGTGTTTTGTTCTCAATccttaaaatataatataaaattatattttttatatatatatatataaatatatactgtatatacacagtatatatgtataacGGAATATAATTGgaataatattattgatatattaaaatatttattgaatgtggCAGTCTGTGATGAAAAGCTGCACCATTATAAACAACAGGAGGACACAACAATAGAAGAATTCAATTGTTTTGGAAGCCAGAACTGAAACAGTTTTAGGTAAAATAAtgtagaaataaacacacaaaacataaaaatatataaaaaattcacAGAATAATAGATAGAACCCTAAATAGCCCAATTAGACAGTTTATCAGCAGAAATCTATATTTTTGGGGGTTGTTGCACTTTTAATGAATTTAGgaacatgaaatatttaattaaatcatCAAAAATGATATTAAGTTATATCTATGCAGTCGAAAAGACCAGCAGAAGTGTTTCATTTGATCAAACgtgttaaaataacacaaaacctTCACATCATGACTCTGCTACGGTTTCCTGTATTTCTGATCTGATCGAAGTTTTCCTTTGCgattattttcctgtttgtaTTGAAGGGATTTGAAGTTTCAGCGAGGAAACGGGGACAACACAAAATGAGGATCTGGCTGAAAATTTCCTCCAGTGGCCTAAAGATTTTGGATGAGCGAACCGGGGTGAGTCAGCCATCTCAGGTTCAACAGCCACGTGACACATGTTCCGCTTTTTCTCCTCACAGTTTGACCAAACGTTCTCACAagccagaaaaataaaaactaaaattaagcAAACAAAGCAGTCCAtttatgtttactttttgtcaGAAAGAGATGTTATTCATCATAGATCCAAAACTTTAGAAGGACTTTTCACCTGTGTTATATTAAAAGAAAGGATATCAATATTTGGACCGATATTGATATCCGATATTAGTATCGCTGTTATGGCTGGTAACTtgtatttaccaatattatatAATATCTCACTACAGTTTTGAcatgtttggaaaaaagaacCTAACCAGAAACAGATAGAATAAAAATCGGTTGTTTGTGTTagaccagttttatttatcaatatgtcaaaaaatgactaatatcagCTAATAATATATGGTGCTGACATATCGTGCATTCCTATCAAATTGTACAAATTTATGAAAACAGAAttttgggtcactttctttcaaaatccttgctacatttagctgtttaacaaattaaataaaagctgatttgagTATAGCAAAGTCGGCATTTCAGTAAGAGTATCTGGAAAACGTattataaaagttataaaagtaaaatattttatgttgtacTTAACATTCTGCACTGTAAGAAAATGACGTCAGGAATAATTTTAttctaattagtaaataaagaGACTCTATCTGGATCATTGGGATCTGAATTTCTATGATTCTTGAAAGCCACAGAAAATCATTCCACGTACCACAAATGGCCCAcgagccacactttggacacccctgggtGAAATATTTGATGCAAATCAGACAGATGGCACACAAATGCTTCGGAGAGTAAAAATGACATCACCGCcgtaaacattttttcaaagttttccaGTCCTGTGTTAATGTTCAGACTGCAGTGAACAAAGATCTGCTTTAAAGGcaaatttattgcattttattggatttttctcCTTACTGTTAGCTTCATACCAACAATAAGTGATCAAGTAAAGAGACTCAAACCAAGCATTTgacctgcactgcaaaaacacaaaattagcTTTGGTctagcttctagtgcaaatatctgagcatgcttgaaatgagaaaaaactaacttaaactAACTTTACAAGTAATTTTCCcataagagaaataatctgccactttTTCACCAGtactaaggaattattttcttaaaacaagctcatttttattgttgtacttgtaagttatttttctcttatttgctctagaaaccagaccaaaattacttggtaatgttttgtgtttttgcagtgtagctaAAGTTTAACCAGTGACCCGTTTTATCAGCTCTGATGTTTTCTTGTATAAACTGGAACTACCTGGTCACTATAAGTAGTTTTGAAGCCGAACTTGTTTCTAAtgttctgtctttgttttgttttcagattgttCTTCATGACCACGACAGATCCAGGATCAGCTCGGTGACCAAAGACAAGTCGGACCCGCGAGCGCTGGCCTACATCTACAGACATGAAGACGCGTACATCCTGTTCTACATCAAGGCGGGACACCAGGTGACGACTCTCAGCGTTGCAGAGGATAATGTGACCAAGTCTCATCACTTTGGAAGATTTACACCCTTTCCCACACGACCATGATGTCGTTTTAAGGAACATAATCAATAAGATCATATAAAATAGTTTGACTcgtttaaatatttgaattgaCAATTCCAGCGTCGGTAATTAAACATAACGAATAGCATTTTAATTGACGaaataagtaacattttcaattcaaaaccctcttttgctgctaaattattgaataaagacataatataatataatataatataatataatataatataatataatataatgtatttGAATTAATTATATTTAGTGATTGGACTCTATTCTGTTTTATAATTGAGTTTAttgcagggtctgtaattaattaataaaattttaaacaaaaacaaaatatcaacaaaaaagCACAATTCCAATTCAAAAACCAATTTctgctaatttttaaaataaatagacGTATAAActcaacaaagatatttattatttttaatcttttatttagtttttaaaccaATTAGAGCTGTGGCTCCAGTTTTTTTGCTGATTTCCTGCAAATTATCTTTGATTTTTGTACTTGAACCATTAATTGGAATAATCTGAATTGGGTCGTAAAAAGGTCAGAATGAGTCGCATGTGGGGATAAGAAGAGGATATGGGTCTTGTTTAGGGTCgtgattttatttacttcatcGATTGCAGGCGGATCCAATAATTTTGGACATCATGGAGGTTTGTCAGCGTGTGGAGCAACAGGAAACTTCTCAGCAACACCAGCCTACGGCAAGCCAAGTCAGACATAATACAGTTTACATCTTTTATCAGTCTGTTTCCGATTGTTCGTTTTTTACCttaatttactttttgttattttcagaataCCTCTTTAGTGATGCTGACTGACAGTCCGGCTTCTCCAGCAATGGTAAATAAGCATTTTAAGAATTATAGTAAATGATTAATCTGCTGATTAGTCTGATTAATCGATgaatcagatacaaaaaaattgtctctttctgcacatttttcatttaaccatttgAGTCTTTTTagacaatattagaaatatattaaaagattcaaatggcaaataattcaattactttttaaaaataaaaacataaaaaatttatttctagaAATGCAATGACAGCATTCCTTTAGCGAAcgcttgattatttgtagcaaaggatgcatctgcagataaaaaaataccGTCTACTAATATGttgatttgttttagtttcttttatgTAGACCAGGTAAAGCTAAAAATTACAATTGAGGATTTCTGGTTATATTTAAAGATAAAGAagatttttcatcttaaatgcaaaatgagtatatttctgtacagttttggtttaattacggCTCTGAGTATGTTGCAAATGGCATTTATTTGAGTCTATTCTACActtgatgattaatcgattactaaattagttgacgattatttcaataatcgagtAATCATGACtgatctgattaatcgtttcagcctttTTTGTTTCAGGGAGCAGCTGTGGAGAATATGTTTAGTCCTCCACCTGCATCATCATCAGGACAAATAAATCAGgtgcataaaacacaaaacatgacGTGACGTTCAGGGAATCAgtaacagaagcagaaaaacacttttaacaaaaaaatgtaaattattttcagctttCCTGGGTTTTGGATtttatgcataaataaaaaaatctatgaacTGAGAAACTATCAGCTAAAAGTTTGTCAGAGAGTAAAATCTTATATGTGCAGTGAGAGTAGATGACATCCTGTCtcatattaaagaaaataaattgttttttcttgtttttccgtCAGCCGACGTCTCCTAGTAATGAACTGTTGGAGATATTTTCTCCGCCACTGACAGATCCTCTGACTCTCAATAACATCCCACCTGTCAGCCAGCCAGGTGAGTCAGAACCCAGGGGCGTCCAACCTGTggcccaggggccatttgtAGCCCTTGGAACAATTGTGTGTGGCCCCCAGCTGCAGGTAATAATGGTACAAATTTGGCCCTCAAGTGGAaacttttgttactttttagtATGAGAatttcatttacatatttaatttaatttgtctttaacACACAGTGCTAGGCACACggtatttttgtgtttgattttaatttcatggtaagtaaattaaaatttttcactcaaaacaaaaactagagCACATCAATTCTCCTATTAAAATGGTTAACAGATTAAAGTTCTTATTTTGGTGCTGATaagagattaaaacattttctagatcAAATGAGGTGAATTCCAAAATTACCCAAAAGGTTTGGAAACTGTCCGCCCTtttattaagacaaaaaaaaaataatagcccttttgtttcattaaattattgcatatttgatttattgctgAGCTGCGGAAAAGGTTCAGTGCCGCTGGCAAAAAAAGGAATCTGACTTTAAGGTCAGAATGAAGaggaaaagtcagaattttcttttagtgcctttttccttttcctgagTACTGAgcccattaaaaaaataccaaattacttttgtgttttcagctggaaaaacaaaatggcccCAGAGTCGTTTCCACTTTGGGATTCTGGagcaaaaagtttggaaaaaaatctgctttgacCTGTTTATGTAACGGCAGCAGAGACTCGTTCTGCAGACATAacgtgtaaaaatgttttaattttatgtgtCTGTGTTAAAGTCGACATCTTGTGCCATGGCTCGGTGGAGTCTTTGGATTAAAAACCATTAAAGCCGACCCAAACAGAACAGCGTCCTCAGGACGGATGGGATGTCGTCCTTTACAGTGAGACGATTAGTCGCCATGTTTGGGAAGCAAAGAGCGTTTTTATTTAGAGGTTTTATTTAAGACTTGACAGAGCATAAAACAAAGTCCAGGGAGATGatataaaactgcacaaaaaacccAGGAGTTTACAAACCAgtcaagaacaaaattgtttttagaaaacctGAAGACATTTCTGAGGATTCAAATCAGACTCGGATTTTATCTGTTTGACATTCtgtcagataaataaatacaaactgtcGCTACCTCTCTGTTAATGACcaaaaaacctttaaactgacagaaataatgataaataaaattttactgaaaatgaaccaatgaaaatcagaaattgtttttaaatgtggttCAATAGAATgattgaaaaactgaaacaggacaaaaataatGAGATGCTAAGCTAAAGTATGTCCTGTAATTAGCATTGTACAGTGAGTACGgaaagtattcagacccctttaaactttcactctttgtttcattgcagccGTTTTCTAAAATCAAAAAAGTCAAGATTATTTCTTGTGAATGTACACTCAGCACCCCATCTTGacagaaaataccaaaaatctagaaatttttagcaaatttattaaaaaagaaaaactgaaatatcacaTGGCCATAAAACAGCTCTATGTAGATGGTACGACGTTCAAAAGTCatggttaatttaatttaactttaattttctttgggatcaataaatatttttgaaattgaatTTGAGCTACTTATGACCAGAGTTGGTAAACTTTGACATGAGGAATCAGTGAACATCTTCTTAATTATgagtaaattaattaaatctaaacaaaaattgCAGCTTCAGTCAGACATAAATGaacaatttgtaataaaatgtcCCAGTAATTTAACAGTTATCTGCCTTTCCAGCCATTTCACTGCTTGATTCATCTATTCCAATAATCCCGGTTGGAGTGCTGTGTGGGGATCTTTCATGAACTTAATCTGAAGTATTTTAGTTTGAGCATCACTTCCCtaaattatatttagttttacCGCATTGTATTAAACAGCGCAGCAGCAATAAGGAACTGCCatcagatgatgatgatgaagaagaagtGAGAAATGTGGCTCTGACTAACTGCGTTTCCAAAAACCTAGAAACTTTTGGTTTAAGAAGCAGAGAATGATAAACgtctgattttacatttttctctctaaatTGATGACTACTTGATCAGTAATGCCTGTCCTCCTGTCTGTGTCTgctgtctccatggcaacacacTGTAGCATAGCAACAGCGCTGACCGGAATGTTCCAAACATTAACAGCAGCCATTTATTATCACTTCTGATGGTTTGTGTCTCATTAAACTTGCAGAATATTGTGCTGCTGTGAAATATCTTTGTCTGAACGTTGTCCTTTTATGTTTCGAAAGCGTAAACTGCAGAGATGTATTAGCTTGTTATGCTAATTGTAGGTAGCGTCAGAAATGGTGAACCTGGAGCAAGAATGCGCTTGGTTAAGGTTCGACTTCTGAgacaaatttaatttcacaaaaactttattgatccctAAGGGAAATGAAGTGTCGTaattcatattaattcaaattgaATGTAGCCTAAGAGCTAGTCCACATGTAGCTGGATATCTGggaaaattaatacatttttatgcatatttacCTTTAATTTTACTAAAAGGTCAGACCAAAGTGGAGATTTGAGAAAACTCCATATTTAGGTTTACATGTGAGGAAACTTGAGATTTGGGATCTCGATTGTTGCAGTTTGCGACAAATAATACGCCAGTATATCCACATACTTATTATTCCCAATCAACATCgacttgtattttttaaattttatattctAATATGCTATTTTAAACTAGTTTAACCCACACAGATGAACTTTGTGGCAGTATATTTAACTCCTAACAGGAAGTcgtggttgttttgaagcaatctgattgaCTGACAGAGGTTTTAGCTTTGCACTACGCcgccccctatgggtttggcatATTTACTGCAACGCTCTGAGCCGTATTTGTGTgtaaatgaaaacttttctgaaatcGATTTCgtttatacaatattttttgAACGATTTGGAGCTCTAAGAGATTCTGACTCTAAGCACACCGCATCACATGCAACTTGTAACAAGTTTCCCTGGtctccttcaaaataagacaaaaaagaaccacttttgctttttctgttaAGGAGAGCAGCTGTTATAAAGTTTCTTATCTCAACACACTAAATTataaatggagaaataaaacaataaagcaagTTTATTTCGGTAAGAAATATCACTATGAAGTGAAGTTGTAActaattcttattttttctgatctaactcaaatatttaacaattttgcatttcaaatattACCAATGAAATTTTATATCAGCAGTCTAAATgccaaattatattttattctctgtagttattgtcttttttacaaatttaaattgttccttatttatctttttattataATTCAACCTGCTTAGCGTTGAGTTTTACCAGCATTAACCAGTTAATGTGAATTTGTGAAGTACTCAAAAGAttaagtaacatttttttaaatattaggtATTCAGTTCAGACTAAATTAGTTTTAGCACCCATGTTTGTAAAAGTCCTTTGTATTTTCACTGACTGACTTGTGGAAGTCTGCAGAATATTTCTGCCACCAGCTGCATTAGATGCAACACATTGGCacagaggaaacatttttccaaatactTCACCGTACCATTTAAAATAGCCTTGATATACAGTctgatttctttactttctttaatCTGCGCCAGTAGTGTGAAATAGGAATGCTGCATTTAGAAAAACAACCTCGTTatgtaaaatgaaaagcagaatctgtgtttttatcatgtCGGCTGTTTTGACTAAAACACAGGAGGAAACACAGGTTAGCATCTACTGcattatatttaaataaggTTCCAGTTTTCCAAACAATGGGATTATTTATAGTTATAGATTAGTGTGTTGCTAGAAACCATCATCATTTATGAGCTTCAGCGAAAACAGAAATGGTGGCATGGATGAATAACGGGGAACTTTCTCCTCAGATTGTTAAAGTGGCAACGTAGCAATAACCAGAAATTATACACAGTAAGAATATCACCACTTCAACATGTATTTACtcaagaaaaagtcaaaagtatctgtccaagaaattactcaagattaaaaaagtatttggtaaaaagtcgactcaagtactgagttactgatcaaattatcaatcgtttaatatttaaatattacacaatcagacggaccaaaatttTAAGTCAAGtagaaattttggtattttaaggatcgaaatgacaataattcatataaataacaaaaacctttcaaaatcaggcaaaagaaaatttttccaaatcagtttctttcaataaaaaacgtataaaactttaacagaagcTGCAGGTCTGAGTCTGGTGaacttttggttaaaacatgtttgatttttattcagtgggttgaaaatccagaagttttactcaagtaacagaAGAAatgcttcataataaaattactcaagtgaaagtaaagAGAACATCACAgtaaaaataatcctaaaagttactcaagtaaatgtaactagttgtGTAAATCTTAATATTCTTATGTAGAGTTGCTGGGAAGCTGGACCGTCAGTCGGCGTCACTAAAGAAATATTCTAAAAACTTATTTCACTTACCAATAAACCAAAATGCTCAGGTTTTTGTTACcaaagcttttctgttttcagtggTTTTGCAGAGTAACGTTTAGATCTTTTCTTCTCCGTCAGAGTCTCCATATCCCATCCTGTCCACCGCTCAGCTGCTCTCCATGTTCCCCACccagccaccagggggctctcCGTACATCTCCCCACCAGTGTCTCCCAGTTCAATGCCCTGGAATCAGCAGGGGCTTACTGGAAACCAGTGGCCCTTGTTCCCAGCCGGGCCACCGGCGGCGGttacagcgccccctgctgctctCCTGCCTCCACCCGGATTCATGATGACGGCGAACCCAGCCATGCCGCCGCTAGTTGACGGATACCAGATCGCCTCACACCCCGCGTACCCGCCGGGCTGCGCTCCTGCACCGGACAACAACCCGCTGCTCTGAACCGGCAGGACGGGAACGGTTGGCCGACCCAATTTATGTccccaaatatttagtttgattaaTAAATGTTGACGAGGATTCAACACTTTAATGAACTATTTGCTAAATTAACACTTTCCATCTGGAAAACACaattctttataaataaaagttaactaAAAGTTAtcataaaattattaatctGTGATACAAAGAGATCATTTAATGCAGACCACATTTAGTATTctgcttattttctgtttttgctgattttaaaaCTCTTAATCACTGATATGATGATTTGTTAATTCGGgatcagaaaatgttctgttttgtgtttttaaggaGTTTTCTGCTGCACAAACTTTAAACTAAATTAGATCTTTTATTGAATTAAATGACGCCTGAGAAAACAGAGTTTTGATGCTGTATCTTTAATTTATGATTCTTTGCTTTTGCCGAGCGTTGGCAATTCCAAAAATACAAGAACTGCAACTAATTATTcagacgattaatcgattattataacaaataattgattaatcggataGAAATTTTGCGCTAAACTGTGCCTTTTGAGGAGTTCTGGGCAGAACATTAATGGACCAAAAAGGGTTTTCGGATCTAGAATGCCAaaagttttgtacatttttgggTCAGTTACTGCTGTCAATTAGTCAGCAACTAAATTAGCTGTTATTTGAATAATGGCTGCCACAGTGCTAATAAATACACTAACATATAGTACCTTTCATATTATTTACTTCTCtgagtagtttgtttttttagcaaatggcATTTTTTCAGACTGTATCAGTTAATTAAGCAACGACTAAATTAGTTGACCGTTATTTCAGTTCATCATGATGAAagcgattaatcgtttcagcgcTAATAAATACAGAGTAAAATGAACCATCTGCTTGACTTCAGCGTTTGGTTTGAGTGATTCTGCGTGTTATCGGGTCGGTAGGCGAGGAAAGAAACCCCCCGACTGACATCATTTAGCGTCGCTTGCAGACAGCTGCCCACGCTGACATGCAGAGCATTTCCTCCTTTACTGCAAGTTTAGTCACACAGGTCATATGGCTgtttgagcagcagcagcatcggCCGGGATAACTAGGAATTACTGCCGGACATGGATCGCTTCACACACTAAGGAGCCAACCcagaagacaaaatggtaagaaactaatttttttagcagtttatctttaaaaatcCAACCAGTTTGTTGGTTAATCCAGAGTTACACCTTTCACTCTTCTTCTCTGGTCACTTCCTCTACGCCACTGAGGGCTAATTTTAGTCTAAAGATGAGGATATTCTCACCTCTCTGTTGGTCTGACCTCAGTTTCCTTCTTTGAactaagaaaacataaaacttgtGTATGTTTTCCAGACTATTCAAAAGGGaagtttgaggttttaaaaaaggagaaatgtcCACCCTGCAGCTGATGAATGGAGCCCTCTATTAAACTGTTGTCACCGGTTAATTATTTACAGGGCTGCTTCCCTTCTTCGCTCTGTTATCTGTTGATGAgatacaaaatatttcaaattttacaCGTTGATGACTTTTAATGCTTTATAAAACCGAGTCATTAGCTCTTAAATTTTAATTACTTCTTTATGTCGGCTGCTGTAGTTCGAAGTATTTTCTGTCCTACTTATTTAGCTTTATTAAGAACTTACATCATTAAAGAAAAGCCTAATTTTAACACATCAAACATGTCGAAACCTTCCAGCTACATGCTAGTTTTCACCGCGAttgagtcattttctttttttgttgttgttgccctGGTCTGCAGATCTAATTTCTCTGAGCTTTCTCTTTGCACCTGCACAGCTATAGTCTGTGGTGAGGCCGTTGtctgcacacgcacacacacacctgcacgcacacacacacacccgcacgcacacacacttccACCGGTCCTTTTCTGTTCTCTCTCCCCGTCTGACTGAAAATGGTGCTTCGGGTGCATGCTCGTTTTGTGGTGCAGAAACCTTTTTGTAATGCTTCCTTTGTTCCCTGTGACTATGAAAGTCAGCGGCGTTGTATAAAATTGGCAGCGAGCAGAGCTTGCAGCTTATTGGTGCAGAGGGGGCGTTCCCATGGCAACCGGCGCAGGATGCTGGCTGAGGTAGAGGCGTGCGGTTGCAGCATTTCCTGTTCTTCATCCTTTGTTTGACATTGGACAAAATATTGATTCCCTTCGTTTGATTCTTATTTGCAGcaaagctttttgttgttgttgaaattcaatcagatttaaaatagtttatttacaCGACAACTTTCAGATAAAATCTCAAGTTTTACAGAAATAAGAAcagctgataaaaacaaaacgatTATTGTCTTAATTATTGTGTGTTGGTCTTTCTGCAAATGGCTTTTTCTGAGTCTGTATGTTAACGATTAATTGACGACTAAATGTGTTGACCGTTACTGCaatacgattaattgattaaaccgattaattgtttcaggtAATAAATACGCAAACATTTGGCGCCTTTCATggataaaatcacaaaattcttTACAGAGATAGATTTAGGCAGAACAGCTAATAAACGCAGTAAGTTAGGGCTGCAGctgtaatcaattattctgacaatcaattaaaaaattgGCACACTGTGctgatgtttcatttatttcatacaACATCTGAAATGCATTAAAGTACGGGAATAAGAGTATTaagaaacagtaaataaaatactACTGCCTGAAATGCAACAACAGCATTTCTTTACTGAATCTCTGAGTTCAGACCAAAATAAATTCTGCCTATGGATAAATAATTGGATATAAAAGTAGAAAAGTGCTCAAtaggagagtttttttttctttttccaaaatgtgagccaggtgaagttaaaactgCCAAATGAAAAGTTCTGGGTAAATAATATTtccatcttaaatgcaaaatgtaaataattttttacactGTTTTGGCTCAACTATTGCTCTGGGTGAGTTGTTCTCTCAGAAAATTGTCCTTTTTCAACTCCATATATTCCAgttaattaatcgattactaaattagctgccgattatttcaataattgattaatcagaattaatttgattaattgtttcagccctacagTAAGTAGAACAATGTCATTTTGAAAGAGCTGTTTTGTCCGTTTTTGTTCAACTAAACCAAAAAGATTTTTGCTTGAGCTTCTCTCCAGCTGAAAATGACTCAAAATCCTAAAtatgagttatttttaaaaacactgacgTAAATTATGAACCCCaaataacaatttattttttttcttttaagaaaagaaaaaaaaaccttcacttTCTGTTCCCCAAGGAATCCCAAGCAGGACACGACATCTGATCACCACCACTATAAGAATAAAGAGAAATGGTTTAAAATATTGGACCACAGAACAAAACTCTCTGAAAGAACATTATCACAGCACACGTTTACTATCCTGGTAAAAACGTgttaaaagtcttaaaacagattaatattttattgtagtaACGTAATTACACAGTGGAAACTTCAATCAACTTTTAGTTTGAGCAAATTTACTTGGTAAGCAggtaaaagtttatttattcagaaacataaaaacttactgtcttgtagtgcaaatatcttagtacacttgaattaaaacaaaacttacttacaagtaacttaaGCAAgttataagagcttgttttagcTCAATAATGgtttaacattgatgaaaaaatatttatttcattggcagactttcacttgta is part of the Xiphophorus hellerii strain 12219 chromosome 9, Xiphophorus_hellerii-4.1, whole genome shotgun sequence genome and encodes:
- the LOC116726391 gene encoding disabled homolog 2-like isoform X1; this translates as MDSLQEKHLKASRLLQNLKETNIVIDTVQTAGGYLALGQEAVRSLPPYLTRGPVLDPRARYEGDGVRYKAKLIGVDPLPDPQGEKMLLDSMMKLKGFEVSARKRGQHKMRIWLKISSSGLKILDERTGIVLHDHDRSRISSVTKDKSDPRALAYIYRHEDAYILFYIKAGHQADPIILDIMEVCQRVEQQETSQQHQPTASQNTSLVMLTDSPASPAMPFLFQGAAVENMFSPPPASSSGQINQPTSPSNELLEIFSPPLTDPLTLNNIPPVSQPESPYPILSTAQLLSMFPTQPPGGSPYISPPVSPSSMPWNQQGLTGNQWPLFPAGPPAAVTAPPAALLPPPGFMMTANPAMPPLVDGYQIASHPAYPPGCAPAPDNNPLL
- the LOC116726391 gene encoding disabled homolog 2-like isoform X3, translated to MDSLQEKHLKASRLLQNLKETNIVIDTVQTAGGYLALGQEAVRSLPPYLTRGPVLDPRARYEGDGVRYKAKLIGVDPLPDPQGEKMLLDSMMKLKGFEVSARKRGQHKMRIWLKISSSGLKILDERTGIVLHDHDRSRISSVTKDKSDPRALAYIYRHEDAYILFYIKAGHQADPIILDIMEVCQRVEQQETSQQHQPTASQNTSLVMLTDSPASPAMGAAVENMFSPPPASSSGQINQPTSPSNELLEIFSPPLTDPLTLNNIPPVSQPESPYPILSTAQLLSMFPTQPPGGSPYISPPVSPSSMPWNQQGLTGNQWPLFPAGPPAAVTAPPAALLPPPGFMMTANPAMPPLVDGYQIASHPAYPPGCAPAPDNNPLL
- the LOC116726391 gene encoding disabled homolog 2-like isoform X2, with protein sequence MDSLQEKHLKASRLLQNLKETNIVIDTVQTAGGYLALGQEAVRSLPPYLTRGPVLDPRARYEGDGVRYKAKLIGVDPLPDPQGEKMLLDSMMKLKGFEVSARKRGQHKMRIWLKISSSGLKILDERTGIVLHDHDRSRISSVTKDKSDPRALAYIYRHEDAYILFYIKAGHQADPIILDIMEVCQRVEQQETSQQHQPTASQNTSLVMLTDSPASPAMPFLFQGAAVENMFSPPPASSSGQINQTSPSNELLEIFSPPLTDPLTLNNIPPVSQPESPYPILSTAQLLSMFPTQPPGGSPYISPPVSPSSMPWNQQGLTGNQWPLFPAGPPAAVTAPPAALLPPPGFMMTANPAMPPLVDGYQIASHPAYPPGCAPAPDNNPLL